One stretch of Brachyhypopomus gauderio isolate BG-103 chromosome 8, BGAUD_0.2, whole genome shotgun sequence DNA includes these proteins:
- the ttc4 gene encoding tetratricopeptide repeat protein 4, producing the protein MASLAPGEDSDDGMDEFMEKFKTHKYKNAFNESNWEEEFDKVPMFMKTAPEDIDPMKHPDLACLQSIIHDDERPPEEQAKSLKDEGNDYFKEKNYKKAIVSYTAGLKMNCPDSDLNVILLTNRAAAHFHLGNMRSALNDATCARKVKPAHLKAIIRGAQCCMEMRNYEDALQWCDEGLKVLPTDKKLLELRTTADKQRRAAERDARKSKAKEKKNQNEREALLAAIKDRGVRLLQQPPQRRGSESEEDGDDDGSTTAMAELRLDGLSSQEATGAQVYLDEQGALHWPVLFLYPEHSQTDLISAFCENSTFIDHLAVMFGEELPPWDTERKYHPQHLQVFFEDQETEHLYEVDVGTSLLKVLQLPCCSVKAGTPSFIVMVKGSPFCKQFLSSKKVHRPK; encoded by the exons ATGGCATCACTGGCTCCAGGAGAGGATAGCGACGATGGCATGGACGAATTTATGGAGAAATTTAAGACGCATAAatacaaaaatgcatttaacGAAAGCAACTGGGAAGAG GAATTTGATAAGGTGCCCATGTTCATGAAGACAGCTCCCGAGGACATAGACCCAATGAAGCACCCCGACCTTGCCTGTCTACAGTCCATTATACACGACGATGAAAGGCCTCCGGAGG AGCAAGCCAAGAGTCTAAAGGATGAGGGCAATGATTACTTTAAGGAAAAGAACTACAAGAAAGCAATCGTGTCCTACACAGCAGGGCTGAAAATGAACTGCCCTGACTCGGACCTCAATGTCATTCTTCTTACTAATCGAGCCGCTGCCCATTTCCATCTAG GAAATATGCGCTCTGCTTTGaatgatgccacctgtgcaaggAAAGTGAAACCTGCCCATTTAAAAGCCATCATCAGGG gggccCAGTGTTGTATGGAGATGCGTAATTATGAAGATGCGTTACAGTGGTGTGATGAGGGCCTGAAGGTTCTGCCCACTGACAAGAAACTGCTGGAGCTCCGAACCACAGCAGACAAACAGAGG agggcagcagagagagaTGCAAGAAAATCTAAAGCTAAAGAGAAGAAGAATCAGAATGAGAGGGAAGCCTTACTAGCTGCTATTAAG GACCGAGGTGTTCGGCTCCTGCAGCAACCACCTCAGCGTCGGGGATCCGAAAGTGAGGAGGATGGGGATGATGATGGATCCACAACCGCCATGGCAGAGCTGCGTCTGGACGGGCTCAGCTCCCAGGAGGCCACAGGAGCGCAAGTGTACCTGGATGAGCAGGGCGCCCTCCACTGGCCAGTACTGTTCCTGTACCCTGAGCATAGCCAGACTGACTTGATCTCAGCGTTCTGTGAAAACTCGAC CTTCATAGATCATTTGGCAGTCATGTTTGGAGAAGAATTGCCTCCCTGGGACACAGAAAGAAAATATCACCCACAACATCTTCAG GTGTTCTTTGAAGACCAGGAGACAGAGCATCTTTATGAAGTGGATGTGGGAACATCACTCCTGAAGGTCCTTCAACTCCCATG TTGCTCTGTGAAGGCAGGAACACCCAGCTTCATTGTGATGGTAAAAGGGTCTCCATTTTGTAAGCAGTTTTTATCCAGCAAGAAAGTTCATAGACCAAAGTGA
- the ttc22 gene encoding tetratricopeptide repeat protein 22: protein MEDTSKEEDIESLIEGLTYIPGHFHLPLHLNGEVDGPVTLRRRDTQLKRESLRAELEAEAGGLQYAVRNMLGFLAYHLDELEAAEEAFRGVCQEAPWNLNAWADLAHVYERLGREREQGECLERVASLVNPETDEGQADCRLRTAQCLAEQAFAYPHDVEIEQDEELQERLIAALTLYKRALCLGGDLVPTEEKLSWYFKMATIYIRLTDIVNDSMDMDTARLTYFNQALKLLTETLNSDRTHLKALSWCYIGLMLERTEEFPTVPMSVHDCGLSGSDPLSCYGSGIKLATDDAFTLNQLANVFFRSGKHEMATGICNMALTTLPDPELNWQAYCIRAKLKVTGYVKALDRAKQGLDGSPDRQDLREARADLEQVLSVRPCLRTHLEMGQVFYYMGVDALQESLMVDEMAVNQALVSLAHALQCPLGPALPELQLLRGRCLQLKGEEQNAIDCFRRALQLERPGSQETAALPLLLRALLDSCLRSSADTGRSVEQLEECVGQAEERLGAGAVQAEIRRLCRERTEEVAELSRELVKKGRLGMVRRLLQTLQPPGKHLALGRSLSV from the exons ATGGAGGACACCAGCAAAGAGGAGGACATTGAGTCTCTCATTGAAGGATTGACATACATCCCTGGCCACTTTCACCTGCCGCTCCATCTGAACGGTGAAGTGGACGGGCCGGTCACTCTCCGCCGCCGTGACACCCAGCTTAAGCGGGAAAGCTTGCGGGCCGAGCTGGAGGCCGAGGCCGGGGGGCTGCAGTACGCCGTACGCAACATGCTGGGCTTCCTGGCCTACCACCTGGACGAGCTGGAGGCGGCCGAAGAGGCCTTCCGCGGCGTCTGCCAGGAGGCGCCCTGGAACCTCAACGCCTGGGCCGACCTGGCCCACGTGTACGAGCGGCTCGGCCGCGAACGGGAGCAAGGGGAGTGTCTGGAGCGGGTGGCCTCGCTCGTCAATCCAGAGACGGATGAGGGCCAGGCGGACTGCAGGCTCAGGACCGCTCAGTGCCTGGCGGAGCAGGCTTTCGCCTATCCCCATGATGTGGAGATCGAGCAAGACGAGGAGCTCCAGGAGAGACTGATCGCAGCACTGACACTCTATAAACGTGCACTCTGTCTTGGCGGTGACCTG GTACCTACAGAAGAAAAGTTGAGCTGGTATTTCAAAATGGCAACAATTTATATAAG ACTAACTGACATTGTCAACGATTCTATGGATATGGACACTGCCAGACTCACCTACTTCAACCAAGCTCTCAAATTGCTAACAGAGACTCTGAATTCTGACAGGACACACCTCAAAG CTCTTTCTTGGTGTTATATTGGCCTCATGCTGGAGAGGACAGAGGAATTCCCTACTGTACCGATGTCAGTTCACGACTGTGGCCTTTCTGGCTCTGACCCGCTGTCATGTTATGGATCG GGCATTAAACTTGCCACCGATGACGCCTTTACACTGAATCAGCTGGCCAATGTATTTTTTCGGTCGGGGAAACATGAGATGGCTACGGGTATATGCAATATGGCCCTGACCACCCTGCCTGATCCAGAACTTAACTGGCAAGCCTACTGCATCCGGGCTAAA CTTAAGGTCACAGGTTATGTGAAGGCCTTGGACAGGGCAAAGCAAGGCTTGGATGGGAGTCCAGACCGGCAAGACCTGAGAGAGGCCCGTGCTGACCTCGAGCAAGTTCTGAGTGTTCGGCCTTGTCTAAGGACACACCTGGAGATGGGTCAG GTTTTTTACTACATGGGTGTAGACGCTCTGCAGGAGAGCCTCATGGTGGATGAGATGGCGGTCAACCAGGCTCTGGTCAGCCTGGCCCATGCCCTGCAGTGCCCGTTAGGCCCCGCCCTCCCGGAGCTCCAGCTCCTGCGTGGCCGCTGCCTGCAGCTCAAAGGGGAGGAGCAGAACGCCATCGACTGCTTCAGACGGGCCCTGCAGCTGGAGCGTCCCGGGAGCCAGGAGACGGCGGCCCTGCCCTTGCTTCTCCGGGCCCTGCTGGACAGCTGCCTGAGGAGCTCGGCCGACACGGGCCGCTCCGTGGAGCAGCTGGAGGAGTGCGTGGGGCAGGCGGAGGAGAGGCTGGGCGCCGGCGCCGTCCAGGCGGAGATAAGGAGGCTGTGCCGGGAGCGTACCGAGGAGGTGGCCGAGCTGTCCAGGGAGCTGGTGAAGAAGGGCAGGCTGGGGATGGTGAGGAGGCTCCTGCAGACCCTGCAGCCTCCAGGGAAACACCTTGCGCTGGGcaggtctctctctgtgtga
- the LOC143521729 gene encoding caspase-8-like isoform X1: protein MVYLYPKFGRSLLEEYAMSSEPRGLCVIINNEHFANPRNNRPGSRKDAVALEEVFGILDFKVEMHNDLSAQRMKELMLEYSKQQHHGHCWVCCVLSHGISEGVLGCDGYLCPTEDIFSPFNGENCPSLLGKPKVFFIQACRGPKTQKKCLLENDDLTSDTESYSIPKDSDFLFAMSTVDGYKAFRSPEEGSWFIQSLCRHLKEGSKWGDDILTVLTRVNDEVSRSEGMVMDKKTRMLYDAKATPISSFTLRKKLIFRK from the exons ATGGTCTATTTATATCCCAAGTTTGGTCGGTCGTTGTTG GAGGAATACGCAATGAGTAGTGAACCacgtggtttgtgtgtgatcaTCAATAATGAACACTTTGCAAATCCTAGAAACAACCGACCAGGTTCCAGAAAGGATGCTG TTGCCCTAGAGGAAGTGTTTGGGATCTTGGATTTTAAAGTAGAGATGCATAATGACCTGAGCGCACAGCGCATGAAGGAACTCATGCTGGAATACAGCAAGCAACAACATCATGGACACTGCTGGGTCTGCTGTGTGCTTAGTCATGGAATAAGTGAAGGTGTTTTAGGATGTGATGGGTATCTGTGTCCTACAGAGGACATCTTCTCTCCATTTAATGGGGAAAATTGTCCCTCTCTACTTGGCAAGCCCAAGGTTTTCTTTATCCAGGCATGCAGAGGaccaaaaacacagaaaaaatgtcTGCTCGAAAATGACGATCTCACTTCTGACACAGAGTCTTATTCCATCCCTAAAGACTCTGACTTCCTGTTCGCCATGTCCACAGTAGACGGCTATAAAGCATTTCGATCTCCTGAAGAAGGCTCATGGTTCATTCAGTCACTCTGTAGACATTTAAAAGAAGGAAGTAAATG GGGTGATGACATCCTTACAGTCCTGACCAGAGTAAATGACGAGGTCAGTAGGAGCGAAGGAATGGTGATGGACAAAAAGACTCGAATGTTGTATGATGCAAAGGCAACTCCAATTTCCTCTTTCACCCTGAGAAAGAAGCTAATTTTCAGAAAATGA
- the LOC143521729 gene encoding caspase-8-like isoform X2 → MSSEPRGLCVIINNEHFANPRNNRPGSRKDAVALEEVFGILDFKVEMHNDLSAQRMKELMLEYSKQQHHGHCWVCCVLSHGISEGVLGCDGYLCPTEDIFSPFNGENCPSLLGKPKVFFIQACRGPKTQKKCLLENDDLTSDTESYSIPKDSDFLFAMSTVDGYKAFRSPEEGSWFIQSLCRHLKEGSKWGDDILTVLTRVNDEVSRSEGMVMDKKTRMLYDAKATPISSFTLRKKLIFRK, encoded by the exons ATGAGTAGTGAACCacgtggtttgtgtgtgatcaTCAATAATGAACACTTTGCAAATCCTAGAAACAACCGACCAGGTTCCAGAAAGGATGCTG TTGCCCTAGAGGAAGTGTTTGGGATCTTGGATTTTAAAGTAGAGATGCATAATGACCTGAGCGCACAGCGCATGAAGGAACTCATGCTGGAATACAGCAAGCAACAACATCATGGACACTGCTGGGTCTGCTGTGTGCTTAGTCATGGAATAAGTGAAGGTGTTTTAGGATGTGATGGGTATCTGTGTCCTACAGAGGACATCTTCTCTCCATTTAATGGGGAAAATTGTCCCTCTCTACTTGGCAAGCCCAAGGTTTTCTTTATCCAGGCATGCAGAGGaccaaaaacacagaaaaaatgtcTGCTCGAAAATGACGATCTCACTTCTGACACAGAGTCTTATTCCATCCCTAAAGACTCTGACTTCCTGTTCGCCATGTCCACAGTAGACGGCTATAAAGCATTTCGATCTCCTGAAGAAGGCTCATGGTTCATTCAGTCACTCTGTAGACATTTAAAAGAAGGAAGTAAATG GGGTGATGACATCCTTACAGTCCTGACCAGAGTAAATGACGAGGTCAGTAGGAGCGAAGGAATGGTGATGGACAAAAAGACTCGAATGTTGTATGATGCAAAGGCAACTCCAATTTCCTCTTTCACCCTGAGAAAGAAGCTAATTTTCAGAAAATGA
- the lurap1 gene encoding leucine rich adaptor protein 1, with protein sequence MDEVAGCESVADLKDLEVKVGRKTPEGLLKWMREEAASRGDRKLSCQESCDSERKGLDEKIRKLKVDMAHLRAVDVRILQQLLALHEGIEAVKWLLEERGPLTSHCSSLTGSQYSLGEADTSWRGSWNSLQDQPDRLDNISIGSYLDTLADDLDEHCSSGGAESAVRHASPPDTDTSARTGDGAGAKTGGVASEARVCQVKGEPHKEEGPGRTATAPMAGKPSPEIHHESGSCKSNGVLEAAVQNQVSEKDSPKTHAPDRLGKSASPKGKPCKNGKVELESCKLNGKVHLEYDAHWRWVQSQDDVTFL encoded by the exons ATGGACGAAGTTGCCGGCTGTGAATCCGTCGCAGATTTAAAAGATCTGGAGGTTAAAGTCGGGAGGAAAACGCCAGAGGGACTGCTCAAATGGATGCGAGAGGAAGCAGCATCCCGTGGAGACCGCAAGTTAAGCTGTCAAGAGAGCTGTGACTCTGAAAGGAAAGGTCTTGATGAAAAGATAAGGAAACTCAAAGTCGATATG GCTCACCTACGTGCGGTGGACGTGAGGATCCTGCAGCAGCTGCTGGCGTTGCACGAGGGCATCGAGGCGGTGAAGTGGCTCCTGGAGGAACGTGGCCCCCTCACCAGCCACTGCAGCAGCCTGACGGGCAGCCAGTACAGCCTGGGGGAGGCCGACACGTCCTGGAGGGGCAGCTGGAACAGCCTGCAGGACCAGCCCGACAGGCTGGACAACATCTCCATCGGCAGCTACCTGGACACGCTGGCCGACGACCTGGACGAGCACTGCTCCTCGGGCGGGGCCGAGTCCGCCGTGCGTCACGCCTCCCCACCGGACACGGACACCTCCGCCCGGACTGGGGATGGAGCCGGAGCGAAGACGGGCGGTGTTGCGTCCGAAGCCAGGGTGTGCCAGGTGAAAGGCGAGCCCCATAAAGAGGAGGGCCCGGGTCGGACCGCAACAGCTCCCATGGCTGGGAAGCCCTCGCCTGAGATCCACCACGAGTCAGGATCCTGCAAGAGTAACGGCGTCCTAGAGGCTGCAGTGCAGAACCAGGTTTCTGAGAAGGACTCCCCTAAAACCCATGCACCTGACAGGCTGGGGAAGAGTGCCAGCCCTAAAGGCAAACCCTGCAAGAACGGCAAGGTAGAGTTGGAAAGCTGCAAACTGAATGGCAAAGTACACTTGGAGTATGATGCACACTGGCGCTGGGTGCAGTCACAGGACGATGTGACTTTTTTGTGA